From Haloterrigena salifodinae, the proteins below share one genomic window:
- a CDS encoding pectate lyase family protein has product MKQTRRTYLKETAVPTLIGAGALAGLSGSATAQAAGSHFGPESGFADTSWLESEDVQVFTVTEPTREAVEEAFHADGPRLVVFETSGTIGLGGNDLAISEDYCWVAGQTAPSPGITFVNGQFQVDADNCVVQHIRSRIGPGSDGSIQSNDSFNTADDTQNNVVDHVSASWGTDECLSVGYDTQDTTVTNCLVYEGLYDPYGDEADHNYGSLIGDGAENVTLAGNIWAKVRGRVPRLKGGTRSVVANNLMYFFNEATNMSGDSAASIVGNLYVPQDVEDTPIEDGNAYLEDNVTEPSSTPLTGGTNELSSPPLWPSSLDAMPSSRVEAHNLAHVGARPADRTANDDRIVQEIRDRAGNDRLDDPYEYWLAHPDDVGGYPELPVNTHSLTVPESGRRQWLSAKARRVEQGASPSDTCGRSGNGSDA; this is encoded by the coding sequence ATGAAACAAACGCGAAGAACGTACCTGAAAGAGACGGCAGTACCGACACTGATCGGTGCAGGAGCGCTCGCCGGCCTCTCCGGGTCGGCCACGGCACAAGCGGCCGGGTCCCACTTCGGCCCTGAATCCGGATTTGCGGACACGTCGTGGCTCGAGAGCGAGGATGTACAGGTGTTCACGGTCACGGAACCGACGCGCGAAGCCGTCGAGGAAGCGTTCCACGCCGACGGACCGCGCCTGGTCGTCTTCGAGACGAGCGGGACCATCGGCCTCGGCGGGAACGATCTGGCGATTTCCGAGGACTACTGTTGGGTGGCCGGACAGACGGCGCCTTCGCCCGGTATCACGTTCGTCAACGGCCAGTTCCAAGTCGACGCCGACAACTGCGTCGTCCAGCACATCCGCTCGCGGATCGGTCCCGGCTCGGACGGTTCGATCCAGAGCAACGACTCGTTCAACACCGCAGACGACACCCAGAACAACGTCGTCGACCACGTCAGCGCTTCGTGGGGGACCGACGAGTGTCTCTCGGTCGGCTACGACACGCAGGATACGACGGTCACTAACTGCCTCGTCTACGAGGGACTGTACGATCCGTACGGCGACGAGGCCGACCACAACTACGGGAGTCTGATCGGCGACGGCGCCGAGAATGTCACCCTCGCTGGCAACATCTGGGCGAAGGTCCGCGGCCGCGTCCCCCGGTTAAAGGGCGGCACCCGCAGCGTCGTCGCGAACAACCTGATGTATTTCTTCAACGAGGCGACCAACATGAGCGGGGACTCGGCGGCCTCGATCGTCGGCAATCTCTACGTTCCCCAGGACGTCGAGGACACGCCCATCGAGGACGGCAACGCCTACCTCGAGGACAACGTCACGGAGCCCAGTTCGACGCCGCTGACCGGCGGGACCAACGAACTGTCGAGTCCCCCGCTGTGGCCGAGTAGTCTCGACGCGATGCCGTCCTCGCGGGTCGAAGCACACAATTTGGCTCACGTGGGCGCACGACCCGCCGACCGCACCGCCAACGACGACCGAATCGTTCAGGAGATCCGCGACCGCGCGGGCAACGACCGACTCGACGATCCCTACGAATACTGGCTTGCTCACCCCGACGACGTCGGCGGCTATCCCGAACTTCCCGTGAATACCCACTCGCTTACCGTCCCCGAGTCGGGGCGTCGACAGTGGCTCTCAGCGAAGGCACGACGCGTCGAGCAGGGTGCGTCGCCGTCCGACACGTGCGGAAGATCCGGTAACGGTTCCGACGCCTAG
- a CDS encoding ThuA domain-containing protein, with protein sequence MPLQVTVWNENVHELEEPAVAERYPDGIHGAIADAVDGDDRSVRTATLQEPEHGLTEDVLANTDVLLWWSHCANDEVADEIADRVVDRVHEGMGFIPVHSGKNSKPFKRLMGTTCNIKYRHGGETERIWTADPGHPIADGLEESFEVPSTEMYGEPFDIPEPDRTVFISWFEGGEVFRSGVCYRRGRGRIFAFRPGHEEYPIFFQDEIRTVLDNAVAWAAPTEGADAVWGEVEPKESLDD encoded by the coding sequence ATGCCACTACAGGTCACGGTCTGGAACGAGAACGTCCACGAACTCGAGGAGCCAGCGGTCGCCGAACGGTATCCCGACGGCATCCACGGGGCTATCGCGGACGCGGTGGACGGCGACGACCGGTCCGTCCGGACGGCCACGCTGCAGGAACCGGAACACGGCCTGACCGAAGATGTCCTCGCGAACACCGACGTCCTGCTCTGGTGGTCGCACTGCGCCAACGACGAGGTGGCCGACGAGATCGCCGACCGCGTCGTCGACCGCGTCCACGAGGGGATGGGCTTCATCCCGGTCCACTCGGGGAAGAACTCCAAGCCGTTCAAACGGCTGATGGGCACCACCTGTAACATCAAGTACCGCCACGGCGGCGAGACCGAACGGATTTGGACCGCCGACCCCGGCCACCCGATCGCCGACGGCCTCGAGGAGTCGTTCGAGGTCCCCTCGACGGAGATGTACGGCGAGCCCTTCGACATCCCGGAACCCGACCGGACTGTCTTCATCTCATGGTTCGAGGGCGGCGAGGTGTTCCGCTCAGGCGTCTGTTACCGCCGCGGCCGCGGCCGGATCTTCGCGTTCCGGCCGGGCCACGAGGAGTACCCGATCTTCTTCCAGGACGAGATCCGGACGGTACTCGACAACGCCGTCGCCTGGGCGGCGCCGACGGAGGGGGCCGACGCCGTCTGGGGCGAGGTCGAACCGAAGGAATCGCTGGACGACTAG
- a CDS encoding pectinesterase family protein, with the protein MVDTNARESRRTVVRRRMIGLVGTGLLGTVAGYSGDGKASSVTSGATDCSASNEYDIVVAQDGSGDYETVQAAIDAVPSDTSEETRVYIKEGRYKEKLELPADRTDVTFIGESVEKTVLTYDDHADKIGDDGEEIGTSGSSSFFVYGPDFTAKNITFENAAPDVAQAVAIRIKADRVAFENCRFLGNQDTLYNYGRRTRQYFEDCYIEGDVDFIFGRATVFFEDCEIRCKGEGFIAAPAQPEDVAHGFVFRDCDVVGDAPSESVYLGRPWEPYGQTVYIDCDLGDHIRPQGWEPWDEPEHGDKTKTAFFAEYDNSGPGYTPNQRADWSHQLSETEAEQYTIEAVLDGWDPQSRLEKR; encoded by the coding sequence ATGGTTGATACCAATGCTCGAGAGAGCAGACGGACGGTAGTGCGCAGACGAATGATCGGCCTCGTCGGCACGGGATTGCTCGGCACAGTAGCGGGCTATAGCGGCGACGGAAAGGCGAGTTCCGTGACGAGCGGGGCGACGGACTGTTCCGCGAGCAACGAGTACGATATCGTCGTCGCACAGGACGGCAGCGGCGACTACGAGACGGTCCAAGCCGCCATCGACGCAGTTCCGTCGGACACGTCCGAGGAGACGCGGGTGTACATCAAGGAGGGACGCTACAAAGAGAAGCTAGAGCTCCCCGCCGACCGGACCGACGTGACGTTTATCGGTGAGAGCGTCGAGAAGACAGTACTGACGTACGACGATCACGCCGATAAGATCGGCGACGATGGCGAGGAGATTGGGACGAGCGGGTCGTCGAGCTTCTTCGTCTACGGACCGGACTTCACCGCGAAGAACATTACCTTCGAGAACGCCGCTCCCGACGTCGCCCAGGCCGTCGCGATTCGCATCAAGGCCGACCGAGTCGCCTTCGAAAACTGCCGCTTCCTCGGCAATCAGGACACCCTCTACAACTACGGTCGCAGGACGCGCCAGTACTTCGAGGACTGCTACATCGAAGGCGACGTGGACTTCATCTTCGGTCGCGCGACGGTGTTTTTCGAGGACTGCGAGATCCGCTGTAAGGGCGAGGGATTCATTGCAGCGCCCGCGCAGCCGGAAGACGTAGCGCACGGGTTCGTGTTCAGGGACTGCGACGTGGTCGGCGACGCGCCGAGCGAATCCGTCTACCTCGGCCGACCGTGGGAGCCGTACGGACAGACCGTCTACATCGACTGTGACCTCGGCGACCACATCCGACCGCAGGGCTGGGAACCGTGGGACGAACCGGAGCACGGCGACAAGACGAAGACGGCCTTCTTCGCGGAGTACGACAATTCCGGACCGGGGTATACGCCCAATCAGCGCGCGGACTGGAGCCACCAGCTCAGCGAAACGGAGGCCGAGCAGTACACGATCGAGGCCGTCCTCGACGGCTGGGACCCACAGAGCCGTCTCGAGAAACGGTAA
- a CDS encoding mandelate racemase/muconate lactonizing enzyme family protein: protein MDIANVSGYALSSPIDPVQERPFHGGVRRLRKRDVVLVVVETRDGQQGFATAGASSSTMREYFEGDSQGTFADIVEESVADALEGESIDEISDAHGLIAETDLPAHLRTEAISAIDVALYDIRGKELGAPIYELLADEYGTEPTTELPLYASAGMYMEPEGYVEQVEALEELGFFGYKYRPGIGPDGDRRTVDLLADAVDDIEIMLDVHTWWKLGEAYGGDTVRELVAHAAERGAYWIEEPVEPDDHAGYVELAETGAPLAGGESEESPAGLVELGETGAVDFLQGDVRHHEGFTGCRGAIEYCDGRDVEFVPHNFGTWLGLQANAHLVAAAPDVRLLEYPVFEADPALPDAEIDPGMYPFELAYDIIEGQPAIEDGHLTVPDGPGLGIDVDLDVLEEYPFVDGPWTEFHYDDE from the coding sequence ATGGATATCGCCAACGTCAGCGGGTACGCTCTGTCCTCACCGATCGATCCGGTACAAGAACGGCCGTTTCATGGCGGCGTCCGACGCCTTCGCAAACGGGACGTCGTCCTCGTCGTCGTGGAGACCCGAGACGGGCAACAAGGGTTCGCGACGGCGGGCGCGAGCAGCTCCACGATGCGAGAGTACTTCGAGGGCGACTCGCAGGGGACGTTCGCCGACATCGTCGAGGAGTCCGTCGCCGACGCGCTCGAGGGCGAGTCGATCGACGAGATCTCCGACGCTCACGGCCTGATCGCCGAGACGGATCTCCCGGCCCACCTCCGAACGGAGGCGATCTCGGCCATAGATGTCGCGCTGTACGACATCCGCGGGAAGGAACTCGGCGCGCCGATCTACGAGCTGCTGGCCGACGAGTACGGCACCGAGCCGACGACCGAGCTGCCGCTGTACGCCAGCGCCGGAATGTATATGGAGCCGGAGGGATACGTCGAACAGGTCGAGGCGCTCGAGGAGTTGGGCTTTTTCGGCTACAAGTACCGACCCGGGATCGGGCCCGACGGCGACCGGCGGACGGTCGACCTGCTCGCCGACGCGGTCGACGACATCGAGATCATGCTCGACGTCCACACGTGGTGGAAACTCGGCGAGGCCTACGGCGGCGACACCGTCCGCGAACTGGTCGCACACGCCGCTGAGCGGGGCGCCTACTGGATCGAGGAGCCAGTCGAACCCGACGACCACGCGGGCTACGTCGAACTCGCCGAGACCGGTGCGCCGCTGGCCGGCGGAGAGAGCGAGGAGTCGCCGGCTGGACTAGTCGAACTCGGCGAGACCGGCGCGGTCGACTTCCTGCAGGGTGACGTGCGCCACCACGAGGGCTTTACCGGCTGCCGGGGCGCCATCGAGTACTGCGACGGTCGCGACGTCGAGTTCGTCCCGCACAACTTCGGCACCTGGCTCGGGCTGCAGGCCAACGCCCATCTCGTCGCCGCGGCGCCGGACGTGCGGCTGCTCGAGTACCCCGTCTTCGAAGCGGATCCGGCGCTTCCGGACGCGGAGATCGATCCCGGCATGTACCCGTTCGAACTCGCCTACGACATCATCGAGGGGCAGCCGGCCATCGAAGACGGGCACCTGACCGTCCCGGACGGCCCCGGACTCGGCATCGACGTCGATCTCGACGTCCTCGAAGAGTACCCGTTCGTCGACGGGCCGTGGACGGAGTTCCACTACGACGACGAGTAA
- a CDS encoding dihydrodipicolinate synthase family protein encodes MARAALSKRFQDVAFTTAVPFGDAGSDVLIDALADNLAKQYDAGARLFIPCGNTGEYYSLTDEERIEIVETHVAATGDEATIAGGVAGSLEEVKRLADAYEDAGADAIMVMHPDHTYLHRRGLANYYHRICDATDLGVVIYKRGPEVPREVLVDLSERENVVAVKFAVNDVKEFSQTVADAPGEVTWINGIAERYALSFAIEGAEGYTTGLGNFAPEATLALFDAVEDENWERARSIQRLLRPIEDLREEPGEGNALSAANNVPVIKHGMDLAGYTGGPVRDPLVDLSADDAARLEEHYETLQSAPLLEAA; translated from the coding sequence ATGGCTAGAGCTGCCCTTAGCAAGCGCTTCCAGGACGTCGCCTTCACCACCGCCGTCCCGTTCGGCGACGCCGGATCGGACGTGTTGATCGACGCCCTCGCGGACAACCTCGCGAAACAGTACGACGCCGGCGCGCGCCTGTTTATCCCCTGTGGCAACACCGGCGAGTACTACTCGCTGACCGACGAGGAGCGGATCGAGATCGTCGAAACCCACGTCGCGGCGACCGGCGACGAGGCGACGATCGCCGGTGGCGTCGCCGGGAGTCTCGAGGAGGTAAAACGGCTCGCCGACGCCTACGAGGACGCCGGGGCGGACGCGATCATGGTGATGCACCCCGACCACACCTACCTGCACCGGCGCGGGCTGGCGAACTACTACCACCGGATCTGCGACGCGACCGACCTCGGCGTCGTCATCTACAAGCGCGGCCCGGAGGTCCCCCGTGAGGTCCTCGTCGACCTCTCCGAGCGCGAGAACGTCGTCGCAGTGAAGTTTGCCGTCAACGACGTCAAGGAGTTCTCCCAGACCGTCGCCGACGCTCCGGGTGAGGTGACCTGGATCAACGGCATCGCCGAGCGGTACGCACTCTCCTTCGCCATCGAGGGGGCGGAGGGATACACCACCGGTCTCGGCAACTTCGCGCCGGAGGCGACGCTGGCGCTGTTCGACGCCGTCGAGGACGAGAACTGGGAACGGGCTCGATCGATCCAGCGGCTGCTCCGACCGATCGAGGACCTCCGCGAGGAGCCCGGCGAGGGCAATGCGCTCTCGGCCGCGAATAACGTTCCCGTCATCAAACACGGGATGGACCTCGCCGGCTACACGGGCGGTCCCGTGCGCGATCCGCTGGTCGACCTCTCCGCGGACGACGCAGCGCGTCTCGAGGAGCACTACGAAACCCTGCAGTCGGCGCCGCTGCTGGAAGCGGCCTGA
- a CDS encoding mandelate racemase/muconate lactonizing enzyme family protein yields MEITDVQAIPLAHSLPDGEGLGDARGFGTDRGTTLVRLETDDGTVGWGEAFAPGPMATATIETMFADDVVGMDPFEVESLAENSYTDPYHFGGDVVVQSAVSAIDVACWDIIGKSVGRPVHRLLGGTRCEELTPYASTMYFTEADRPIEEPIRDAVEEGFTAAKIKIGADPESDAERVRTAREILGDDADLMVDMNGNYRPHQAVKSARAIEEYDVTWIEEPVPPENASGYRELRGKIDIPIAAGEAHYGRFEFKDLIDDRTVDIVQPNLGRCGGLSEARLIAGMASTENVAVRPHIWNSAVGMAAAVQFAASISNYPHTRNVPEPMLIEFDRSENPMRSELLETHFDPSGGTIDVSQEPGLGIEIDQDALERYRTD; encoded by the coding sequence ATGGAGATCACGGACGTTCAGGCGATTCCGCTCGCACACTCGTTGCCCGACGGAGAGGGGCTCGGCGACGCGCGAGGGTTCGGGACCGACCGCGGGACGACGCTGGTACGCCTCGAGACCGACGACGGGACCGTCGGCTGGGGCGAGGCGTTCGCCCCGGGGCCGATGGCGACGGCGACGATCGAGACGATGTTCGCCGACGACGTCGTCGGCATGGACCCCTTCGAGGTCGAATCGCTCGCCGAAAACTCCTACACCGATCCGTATCACTTCGGCGGCGACGTGGTCGTCCAGAGCGCCGTCAGCGCGATCGACGTCGCCTGCTGGGACATCATCGGGAAGAGCGTCGGCCGGCCGGTCCACCGGCTGCTCGGCGGCACGCGCTGCGAGGAGCTGACGCCTTACGCCTCGACGATGTACTTCACCGAGGCCGACCGGCCGATCGAAGAGCCGATCCGCGATGCCGTCGAGGAAGGATTCACTGCCGCGAAGATCAAGATCGGCGCCGACCCCGAGTCCGACGCCGAGCGCGTGCGCACGGCGCGGGAGATCCTGGGTGACGACGCCGACCTGATGGTCGACATGAACGGCAACTACCGGCCGCATCAGGCCGTCAAGTCCGCGCGGGCCATCGAGGAGTACGACGTGACCTGGATCGAAGAGCCAGTTCCGCCGGAGAACGCGTCGGGCTACCGCGAACTGCGCGGAAAGATCGATATCCCGATTGCCGCCGGCGAGGCCCACTACGGGCGGTTCGAGTTCAAAGACCTGATCGACGACCGGACGGTCGACATCGTCCAGCCGAATCTGGGCCGCTGCGGCGGCCTCTCGGAGGCGCGCTTGATCGCCGGCATGGCCTCGACCGAGAACGTCGCCGTCAGACCCCATATCTGGAACAGCGCCGTCGGCATGGCCGCCGCGGTGCAGTTCGCCGCCAGCATCTCGAACTACCCCCACACGCGCAACGTCCCCGAACCGATGCTGATCGAGTTCGACCGCAGCGAGAACCCGATGCGCAGCGAGTTGCTCGAGACGCACTTCGATCCCTCCGGCGGCACGATCGACGTCTCGCAGGAGCCGGGGCTGGGCATCGAGATCGATCAGGACGCGCTGGAACGCTACCGCACTGACTGA
- a CDS encoding ABC transporter ATP-binding protein, which translates to MDSSDAHGSFEDIRDEVDGNPMLNAFRYALPYWVPLAVGVGSTMINRAARLFPALMIAAAIDLVVTQSGSGDGILAVIGLIPSEPVPAEQVDQRLNLLYYLGGLTVIAYLVQAVSHYCSRYFFQTTAQRLQHDLRLDTYDHMQRLSLDFFNNHQTGGMMSILNSDINRLEDFFNVEIRQITEAVMILTLVGGYMLYTAPRLAALVLLPVPIIALVTAKFIIWIEPKYKRIRELVARLNTRLANNLGGAAIVKSFDRYEVENRRVAEQSRGYRDEKIDAITVRKAFFASLRLIVGAMFVTILIVGGRDAITAGGLSTGAFVAFFVYLQQLDGPMTRIGKTANNYQKAKSSAERVFGVLGYEADIQSPADGTDPVSLDGDVAFEDVTFSYSDDGERILEGVDLEVEAGETIGFAGTSGSGKSTLLKLPMRFYDVDTGSVTIDGDDVRTYSLQTLRDRIGVVEQDPYMFSGTIRENIAYGDGDAFKTVLEAGAGEVPDDVEARIRNAAMAAGAHRFITELPEGYDTMVGERGVKLSGGQRQRVSIARTILNDPDIIVLDEATSDVDTETENLIQQNLDELTADRTAFVIAHRLSTIQNADRIVVMDDGEVIETGTHRELVEDGGVYADLWVSQTGGEEAEATEADD; encoded by the coding sequence ATGGATTCATCAGACGCACACGGAAGCTTCGAGGACATTCGGGACGAGGTCGACGGGAATCCGATGCTGAACGCCTTCCGATACGCCCTCCCGTACTGGGTGCCGTTAGCCGTCGGCGTCGGTTCGACGATGATCAACCGCGCAGCGCGGCTGTTCCCGGCGCTGATGATCGCGGCCGCGATCGACCTGGTCGTCACGCAGTCGGGATCCGGAGACGGGATCCTCGCCGTGATCGGACTCATTCCGTCCGAACCGGTGCCGGCGGAGCAGGTCGACCAGCGGCTGAACCTCCTGTACTATCTGGGCGGACTCACGGTGATCGCCTACCTCGTGCAGGCGGTCAGCCACTACTGCTCCCGGTACTTCTTCCAGACGACCGCCCAGCGGCTGCAACACGACCTCCGGCTGGATACCTACGACCACATGCAGCGGCTCTCCTTAGATTTCTTCAACAACCACCAGACCGGCGGGATGATGTCGATCCTGAACAGCGACATCAACCGCCTCGAAGACTTCTTCAACGTCGAGATCCGCCAGATCACGGAAGCGGTAATGATCCTCACGCTCGTCGGCGGCTACATGTTGTACACGGCTCCGCGGCTCGCCGCTCTGGTGTTGCTCCCCGTCCCGATCATCGCGCTCGTGACGGCCAAGTTCATCATCTGGATCGAACCCAAGTACAAGCGCATCCGCGAACTCGTCGCGCGGCTGAACACGCGGCTGGCGAACAACCTCGGCGGCGCGGCGATCGTGAAGTCGTTCGACCGCTACGAGGTCGAGAACCGGCGGGTCGCCGAGCAGAGTCGCGGCTACCGCGACGAGAAGATCGACGCGATCACGGTCCGGAAGGCGTTTTTTGCGTCCCTGCGCCTGATCGTCGGAGCGATGTTCGTCACGATCCTCATCGTCGGCGGCCGGGACGCGATCACCGCGGGCGGGCTGTCGACCGGCGCGTTCGTCGCCTTCTTCGTCTACCTCCAGCAGCTCGACGGTCCGATGACCCGGATCGGCAAGACCGCGAACAACTACCAGAAGGCCAAGTCGAGCGCCGAGCGCGTCTTCGGCGTGCTGGGCTACGAGGCCGACATCCAGTCGCCGGCCGACGGGACCGACCCCGTTTCCCTCGACGGCGACGTCGCCTTCGAGGACGTCACGTTCAGCTACTCGGACGACGGCGAGCGGATCCTCGAGGGCGTCGATCTCGAGGTCGAGGCCGGCGAGACGATCGGCTTCGCAGGGACCAGCGGCTCCGGCAAGTCGACGCTCCTGAAACTCCCCATGCGGTTCTACGACGTCGATACGGGTTCGGTGACGATCGATGGCGACGACGTCCGGACGTACTCGCTGCAGACGCTCCGCGACCGGATCGGCGTCGTCGAGCAGGACCCGTACATGTTCTCCGGGACGATCCGCGAGAACATCGCGTACGGCGACGGCGACGCGTTCAAGACCGTTCTCGAGGCCGGCGCCGGTGAGGTGCCTGACGACGTCGAGGCGCGAATCCGGAACGCGGCGATGGCCGCCGGCGCCCACCGATTCATCACGGAACTCCCGGAGGGGTACGACACGATGGTCGGCGAACGCGGGGTCAAACTCTCCGGCGGCCAGCGCCAGCGCGTCTCGATCGCGCGGACGATCCTCAACGATCCCGATATTATTGTCCTCGACGAGGCAACCAGCGACGTCGACACGGAGACTGAGAACCTCATCCAGCAGAACCTCGACGAGCTCACGGCGGACCGGACCGCGTTCGTCATCGCCCACCGGCTGTCGACGATCCAGAACGCGGATCGAATCGTCGTCATGGACGACGGTGAAGTGATCGAGACCGGTACCCATCGGGAACTGGTCGAGGACGGCGGCGTGTACGCCGATCTCTGGGTGTCTCAGACCGGCGGCGAGGAAGCGGAGGCGACCGAGGCGGACGACTGA
- a CDS encoding universal stress protein: protein MQRALVVIDDTEAHRRLLTEAGEFAQNGNAELVVLAWTTPEAAEEGNDAIEWVERMEGTKFEETDATAMTRRFAEEFSKDVLSGIDPDIDVRVEPIITEEGDLHDEILSTAERLACDHAFLVGQKRSPTGKAIFGNLAQRVLLNFDGPVTVLME, encoded by the coding sequence ATGCAACGTGCGCTCGTCGTCATCGACGACACCGAGGCTCACAGACGACTCCTCACCGAAGCCGGCGAGTTCGCCCAGAACGGGAACGCGGAACTGGTCGTGCTGGCGTGGACGACCCCTGAAGCGGCCGAAGAGGGCAACGATGCGATCGAATGGGTCGAGCGGATGGAGGGGACCAAATTCGAGGAAACCGACGCGACGGCGATGACCCGTCGGTTCGCCGAGGAGTTCAGCAAGGACGTCCTCAGCGGTATCGATCCGGACATTGACGTCCGGGTCGAACCGATCATCACCGAGGAGGGCGACCTCCACGACGAAATTCTGTCGACGGCCGAACGGCTGGCCTGCGATCACGCGTTCCTCGTCGGCCAGAAGCGCTCGCCGACCGGGAAGGCGATCTTCGGCAACCTCGCCCAGCGCGTCCTGCTGAACTTCGACGGACCGGTGACCGTCCTCATGGAGTGA
- a CDS encoding NAD-dependent epimerase/dehydratase family protein → MDVLVTGSYGRCGTAIIDHLHDDDRYEFTYFNRSDREEGPYAEYETVVGDVADYDALREACEGQDAVVHLAAYPYTDGDWTDIFQPNIVGMYNVLEAAREAEVESVIFGSTNHVMGMYEIENAPEIYERDHDLVIDHTDPVRPDSYYGASKSFGEDLGRYYIEGCEYPKRFYALRICSVRGEEYDHPYGDAEIGVEEGDWERGSDEYEEQVARMKATWQSRRDFAHQIDCCLQDEDVEFDIFSGVSDNRRRWYDLEHARARLGYDPQDDGEKWDAPPE, encoded by the coding sequence ATGGACGTACTAGTGACCGGTTCGTACGGCCGGTGTGGCACCGCGATCATCGATCACTTGCACGACGACGATCGGTACGAGTTCACCTACTTCAATCGCTCCGACCGCGAGGAGGGGCCCTACGCCGAGTACGAGACGGTCGTCGGCGACGTCGCGGACTACGACGCGCTCCGCGAGGCCTGCGAGGGACAGGACGCCGTCGTCCACCTCGCGGCCTACCCCTACACCGACGGCGACTGGACCGACATCTTCCAGCCCAACATCGTCGGCATGTACAACGTCCTCGAGGCCGCCCGCGAGGCCGAAGTCGAGTCCGTTATCTTCGGGTCGACCAACCACGTGATGGGCATGTACGAGATCGAGAACGCCCCCGAGATCTACGAGCGCGACCACGATCTCGTCATCGATCACACCGACCCTGTCCGGCCCGACTCCTATTACGGCGCCTCCAAGAGCTTCGGCGAGGACCTCGGGCGGTACTACATCGAGGGCTGCGAGTACCCGAAGCGGTTCTACGCGCTCCGGATCTGCAGCGTTCGCGGCGAGGAGTACGACCACCCCTACGGCGACGCCGAAATCGGCGTCGAGGAAGGCGACTGGGAGCGCGGCAGCGACGAGTACGAGGAACAGGTCGCGCGGATGAAGGCGACCTGGCAGTCCCGCCGGGACTTCGCCCACCAAATCGACTGCTGTCTGCAGGACGAGGACGTCGAGTTCGACATCTTCAGCGGTGTCAGTGATAACCGCCGGCGCTGGTACGACCTCGAGCACGCTCGCGCGCGGCTCGGCTACGATCCACAGGACGACGGCGAGAAGTGGGACGCACCGCCGGAGTAG
- a CDS encoding MBL fold metallo-hydrolase — protein sequence MTITSDWGEWWIREEINGADVDGVSLWFLGVAGWAIRTPETAVYIDPYFSTERDREYVARIPPVPMEPQWADTCDAVFCTHDHRDHFWPPSFGPLLDHGGSVHAPAECYENHDVSEIADDQQTVVEPGDSYAVGDLTIHVRDGRDPDADGSVTYVLEHEAGTIFHGGDNRPCEAFREIGKEFDIDMGMLSYGTSGRIRMDGKVERRKLYNDAQDIIEAANALEIDRLVPEHSRRWRSIQADPGALSKAATTFEYPRIIEEIEVGDRLRLGQPGIVPPAYLEDE from the coding sequence ATGACGATCACCAGCGACTGGGGCGAGTGGTGGATCCGGGAGGAGATCAACGGCGCCGACGTCGACGGCGTCTCGCTGTGGTTCCTCGGCGTGGCCGGCTGGGCAATCAGAACGCCCGAGACCGCCGTCTATATCGACCCCTACTTCAGCACCGAGCGGGACCGCGAGTACGTCGCCCGGATACCACCAGTGCCGATGGAGCCGCAGTGGGCCGACACCTGCGACGCCGTGTTCTGTACGCACGACCACCGTGATCACTTCTGGCCGCCGTCGTTCGGGCCGCTGCTGGACCACGGCGGCTCGGTCCACGCGCCGGCCGAGTGTTACGAGAACCACGACGTGAGCGAGATCGCGGACGACCAGCAGACGGTCGTCGAACCCGGCGACAGCTACGCAGTCGGCGACCTGACGATCCACGTTCGGGACGGCCGCGATCCCGACGCCGACGGCAGCGTCACCTACGTGCTCGAGCACGAGGCGGGAACGATCTTCCACGGGGGCGACAACCGCCCCTGCGAAGCGTTCCGCGAGATCGGCAAGGAGTTCGACATCGACATGGGGATGCTCTCCTACGGCACCAGCGGCCGCATCAGGATGGACGGCAAAGTCGAGCGTCGGAAACTGTACAACGATGCCCAAGACATCATCGAGGCCGCCAACGCCCTCGAGATCGATCGGCTGGTCCCGGAGCACTCGCGGCGCTGGCGATCGATCCAGGCCGATCCCGGCGCGCTCTCGAAGGCTGCAACGACCTTCGAGTACCCCCGCATCATCGAGGAGATCGAGGTTGGCGACCGACTCCGACTCGGTCAGCCCGGGATCGTCCCGCCAGCCTACCTCGAAGACGAGTGA